The DNA window tctggcgtgACCACACCACCCCCGCCCCTTAGTGCCTGCTggaccgacaggttcttccggaatgctAGAGAGGGCGCAATCCCCCCGACTTCGTGAGCACGGGGGGGGCAGAGGGCTGACGACGTCCTTGCCAGCCACCGCATACGCCTTTTTGATaacctcatgaagccagaaagagatcgtgttcttagACACTTCATTCTTGGGGGTCCCAGTGCTGACGAAGAGccgtcgacactcaggcctgaggtgCCGTGTTCTCATTAGATAGCGCTGTAGCGCCCATACAGGACAGAGCCATAACTTGTCAGGGTCATTATTTATAAAGTCACTGAGGGATGGGATTGTAAAAGACTCGAGCCGAACGTCAGGGACCGTTGGGTTTTGAGTTTTCACtacgaattccgggacaaattcgagTGTTACCGATCCCCACCCCCTTGAGTGTTTGACTGCAAAGGAAAGTCCCTGTAATTCACTAATCCTCTTCACTGAAGCCAGGGCTAaaaggaagacggtcttgagggtcagatccctgtctgtggcTTCTCGTAGTGGCTAGTAAGGGACGCGAGTAAGGCTCCGCAATATGAGAGAGacgtcccactcagggggcctgatcTCCctggtgggcaagaccgttcaaaGCTCTTCATCAGAAAGGATATTTCCAGGGATGATGAAATACCGATGCCTTTCAGCTTCAGGACCAAGCCTAAAGCTGCCCTGTTTCCTTTCACCACTGAAACCGATAAGAGCTTTTCCcgatgaagaaagaggaagaaatctgctacctgctgaagagtggctccgACCGGAGAATAACCCCGTCTACGACACCAgccacagaagacggcccattTACTCTGGTAAACCGCTGTGGAGGGcttcctgaggtatcctgccatctctgtcgctgctcagcgagaaaaacctctcgctcgcaagagatggtggataacctccaggcgaGAAGGGACAGGGAAGCCACAACGTGGTGGTACCCTTCTACATGAGGCTGACAAAGCAGATTGTGCCGGAGGGGGAGTTCCCTTGGAACGTCGGAGAGCAGAGCCAGCAGGCCTGGATACCAAATGGCTTCCGGACGCTTGGGGGCTACCAGGATCATTTGAAGGTTCGTCAATCCCAGCACATGACTGAGAACTGGACGAAGGagacagaatgggggaaaggcatacacttcGAGGTTATCCCACGAGTGTTGGAATGCATCCTCCGCAGCTGCCCATGAGTCCGGTACGACAGAGGAGAAGGTTGGAAGGTTTCTGTTGTACCGGGTGGTGAATAGGTCAACTACCAGATGCCCTCACAGATTGAAGAGTGTGTCCGCTACGGTCTGATGGAGAAACCACTCGGACCCCACTATCTGATCCAGACGGCTTAGCGTGTCCGCCAGGACATTCCTCTTGCCCGGAATTTACCTGGCCGACAGGACCAACAAGTGGGCAACTGCCCATTGACGCACCTGCGACGTCAACTCGTGAAGAGCCCAAGAGACAAGACCCCCTTGCTCATTAACGTATGCCACTACAGTCaggttgtcgctcatcaacactaCCGAGTGTCCCATCAAACGATCCTGGAAGCACTGGAGACCCAAGAACGCTGCTTTCATCTCCAGgacattgatgtgaaggtgccgtTCGTGAAGGTCCCACACGCCCGttgtcagcaactcctccaggtgagCCCCCCAGCCCTCCTTCGATGCGTCTGAGAAAAGAAGCAAGTCTGGGGGGCGAGAGGACAGAGGCGTACCTATGCacaggttcctgtcgtccaaccaccaggcGAGATCGTCCCTCACCTCCTGCGAGATGGGGACAAGAAGCGACTGGGGTTCCAGGACTGATCCCAGAAATCCCTCAGCCTCCACTGGAGGGATCGAATGTGGAGTCTCCCGTACAGAACGAGTTTCTCCAACGACGACAGGTGCCCGATCATGATCTGCCACTGTCGAGCAGGTTGGTCCTGTTGTGATAGGGACTGCCTCACTACCTTCCTGAACGTGCTGATTCGAGCCTGCGAGGGGAAGACTGCTTGCTGTCGTgtcgatcagcatgcccaggtattgAACTTTTTGCTTGGGAATTAGATCGGACTTCCGAAAGTTGATCACAACTCCCAGTTCGTGACACAATTCAAGGAGACGAGCCTTGTCCTGTAGCAATTGAAAGTGGGAGTTTGCCAGGActaaccaatcgtcgagatacctcagaagacataTCCCGCCCGAATGGACCCAAACCGAAACGAGGGCGAATACCCTCGTGAACACCTGTGGAGTGGTTGACAGACCGAAACAAAGATCCTTGAACTGGTAAACCAGCCCGTCGAGGACAAAGCGAAGGTACCGACGAGACGACGTATGAACCGGTACTTGGAAGTACACATCCATCAAGTCGACTGTCAGCATGAAATCGTTCTCCATGATTGCAGACAGTACCGTACGCACTGTCTCCATCGTGAACCGTGTCTGACGAACgaaacggttcaggggagagagatcGATCACCGGTCTCCAGCTGCCAGAGGGCTTCTCCACGAGGAAGATTCTGCTGTAGAAGCCCGGGGATCGATCCTCGAGACTTCAATGGCGCCCTTGCTCAACATCGTTCCGACCTCTTGAAGAAGCACCTGTTTCTTCAGAGGGTCTTGGAGGTAGGAAGGAAACTGGATTGGATTGTCGGTGAGGGGAGGCGGGGGCACGAAAGATAGGGAATATCCCTCCTGGTGGACATCCACTAACCAGGTCTCCGCTCCGTACTGCTGCCACGCTGCCCAATGGCTGGAAAGGCACTCCCCTACCGACGGCAGCGTTTGAGGGGGCTCGCTGTTCCTAGtgagctcctcccctcttcttcttgccCTTACCTTTCCTTTTGGGGGGAACAGGTTGACGAAAGGGACCCTGTGGTTCCTTCCGAGGTGGTGACAAAGGGGGTTGGACTTTGCCCCAAGTGACCGTCGAAGCACCAGACTTCTTCAGGGCTGGGGTGCTAGCTTGGGTCAAGGACTGGGCCGCAGGACGAGAGGGTTGCGTGACCCCTTTCGtcgctgcctggtggacaaggcggTCACGTTTATCGGTCTTCCACTAAATACTGCAGCATCCACCTCCCCCttagggaagggggaggtggagtCCAGGATAGGACCGTTTCACAACAACACTGCGGCTTCCGTACCTAGAGACCTGGCGATCCGGGACAGCACTGCATCCCTTCTCTAATCtatctactatgtttgttgtacatagagttaagtcaattgaggaaaatgttccatgtgcatTAGGAAAATGtgttgatttcgttatcatttatacagcacatgtcatatgaatctatgaattcttctattttacttcctgttctatttgagtctgtacaattacagtcccacatcgggttgtgggcatcAAAATCGCcaactattaatgtaggttccttggcattatgaagtaattctttaagtttgttaaagtaataattttcattgggttggttgtataaattataaattacataatcattgtttttcattcatattctaatactagatatttgcaaatcagtaaagtttacaggtactttgtcataacatactttgttatgtacatatatagcaatacctaaatttccttcctctctagatgaagaagctaaggtatatttacctattgttgatattttgttgacatgttgtaaacataatataggttcatattcttttagtaatcgttgtatttctcctagttgtaatctggtctgcagaccatttacgtttcattgtattatatagctactgaaaatattttattatagcagtcgagttttgctctctttatttgtattattaatttggattttttctaataatttacccaagacattcatttgtttttctttatattacaccaagtgctcaacgcacatgcaacctttttcatggatactcaaatctgtggtttctttttttctatatttcagtttcttataatgtttgctaaaccatcttttgttatgtttttgttattgtcgCCCAATGCAATggaacaatcattacatccacaagagttgtcatgtatatttctttctttgttcttgttgtaccaattattgatgatggagtaatctcttctcctttgacatattcactATTGTCTAAAGTACGActgtcttccacttcttcggtattttggatatctgtatccactggttttactattattttaggagataatggtatattcttagtctttttgtttttctttctttcttcatatcttttgtctttgatttgaccGACGTTTCtttaacaattgttggtttctttgttttgggtggtgttctttccaatggcctctttttatctttaatttccagtctatcaggttcctctgttacttccgtagtagcGTCCtactgtgttcctatttgcattagtatttcaaatgaatttgataaaatgttatccatatcatttgtacctgtttcatccacatcatttgtacctgtttctctgttctttgccattttaatttttttcccttgggcattaatttcttcttgtgatttactttttctgtgcttcgttacttctatttctatgtactcttgtttcattattggttcctgttattgaagaacatgtatgtttcttagatggatcttgcattcctctcacttttaatttcaatttagcctctttgatagacatccctgttcgttcttgtaacatttccagttctgtattgtatatgtagtacatacattctttggaccttgcatggtgatcctgtccacagtttagacattttggctcactacatttccattgtatggcatgtttgtcagatccacaataagcacatacaggttcattgcgacagtttttttttcgtgtccatatttactaaaattttgacattgtagtggcttgggaacataaggtctcagttctctattttgagccaaaatttttattttttgaggtaaagcttgaccctcaaattttatttttgcatttcttaataccttattattctgtttacttggtattatatatacctcacaatcttggactttggtatatctcattttaagagagtccaatagcatatttttatcaaccagttcgtcattattttcaggaagtacaatagcaccctgaatgctgttcatagtttcatgtttctttacttttacatttacattgtcaatactttttattgatagatagtcTTCAGACTGGGTTTTGTTgcggcttctataagccacgtcctcatttttatttgtcaaaacgacatttctgtcgttgagtgtctttttaataaaaagtttttcaacTTTAGGGTTGAGATTTggtgttctgtttccatggttagaaaccttgaccaactttcactcccaaaagggagtcgaagtgagtcaaggttgggtcaagacgatatttactttttgatttgttgtgcactggagcataaggttccagcgtgattacatttggattcttttttgttttttccaaagaaaggttgttacaggaggttccagATTGGTcatcaactgtgccgagtcactactatcgaagggcccaggggtactcgaatctttattttcacttggcataaagatttgagggaggaaaaaaaattaacctgaaaaccttaaaaagatatcatcagcttttcactgagttttattcttccaccaatggcacaagtgagaactgactcccaaatgtccactccctaccctaccccaaaggggatggcacatgaTTATAGTGGCTCAAGTGTAGCCAagcccgcttgctaggactgagagcattacaagaatacaatcatccccaccctaatcatgttatgggcaaaccggatagaatgctgagagtcctatccatagaaccagacccccttggaatccatggtccagtcCTAACgaatagttccacctttgagctaccaatctggtaactctcgggtctgaacattatcgggtagttgctggtcctaccacagttctcactatttagcttcggatataagcccattcccagctatgatatcttttcctatttatcaggtccaataaattttgttaaaagtggaaaattccaaaaatttaatccaaaacaacatatgatggtatatgagactcttagactcaaacccagaaacaaattcctggggttcaagagtccCCTCACCACGTCAGGGTGGTCTCATATCGAGGGGGGGGGtcatacccaaagatttggatgtaaataacatattggctcaacTAAATGATCAAGTCCCTTCAATTAAATTTACACCCAAGTTAGAGAAAGctgaatgtttaccttttttggacattta is part of the Macrobrachium rosenbergii isolate ZJJX-2024 chromosome 9, ASM4041242v1, whole genome shotgun sequence genome and encodes:
- the LOC136841966 gene encoding uncharacterized protein translates to METVRTVLSAIMENDFMLTVDLMDVYFQVPVHTSSRRYLRFVLDGLVYQFKDLCFGLSTTPQVFTRVFALVSVWVHSGGICLLRYLDDWLVLANSHFQLLQDKARLLELCHELGVVINFRKSDLIPKQKVQYLGMLIDTTASSLPLAGSNQHVQEGSEAVPITTGPTCSTVADHDRAPVVVGETRSVRETPHSIPPVEAEGFLGSVLEPQSLLVPISQEVRDDLAWWLDDRNLCIGTPLSSRPPDLLLFSDASKEGWGAHLEELLTTGVWDLHERHLHINVLEMKAAFLGLQCFQDRLMGHSVVLMSDNLTVVAYVNEQGGLVSWALHELTSQVRQWAVAHLLVLSASSQSCAGIDEPSNDPGSPQASGSHLVSRPAGSALRRSKGTPPPAQSALSASCRRVPPRCGFPVPSRLEVIHHLLRARGFSR